From Calditrichota bacterium, one genomic window encodes:
- a CDS encoding biotin/lipoyl-binding protein: protein MKIFANTKNNEFHYEWVDENGENYLAKDGKRLDVELVPLGEGRFSLIKDNMAFMVNISNNEDGYHVRVVGDLFHVTVEDERTRQVKELVKAASGSKGEKTIKAPIPGLVVKIQSAVGEVVKEGEGLLILEAMKMENIIKAPFDCEIVEVSVSEADTVTQNQALIKIKGVE, encoded by the coding sequence ATGAAAATATTTGCTAACACAAAAAACAATGAATTCCACTACGAATGGGTTGATGAAAATGGCGAAAATTATCTTGCTAAAGATGGAAAACGACTTGATGTTGAACTTGTCCCATTAGGTGAAGGACGATTCTCTTTAATAAAAGACAATATGGCTTTTATGGTAAATATTAGCAATAATGAAGATGGGTACCATGTGCGTGTTGTTGGTGATTTATTTCATGTTACCGTTGAGGATGAACGAACACGGCAGGTTAAAGAACTTGTAAAAGCTGCCTCAGGAAGTAAGGGCGAAAAAACAATTAAAGCACCAATTCCCGGTTTGGTTGTGAAAATTCAATCTGCTGTTGGTGAAGTTGTAAAAGAAGGCGAAGGTTTGCTTATCCTTGAGGCGATGAAAATGGAAAATATTATTAAAGCACCATTTGATTGCGAAATTGTTGAAGTTTCAGTTAGTGAGGCGGATACAGTTACACAAAACCAAGCTTTAATAAAAATAAAAGGCGTGGAGTAA